Proteins encoded within one genomic window of Triticum aestivum cultivar Chinese Spring chromosome 2D, IWGSC CS RefSeq v2.1, whole genome shotgun sequence:
- the LOC123048409 gene encoding UDP-glucosyltransferase UGT13248 isoform X1, translating to MESTPAATASSSVVSHGVRSEGGSVLLLPFPGAQGHTNPMLELGRRLARHGLCPTLVTTRHVLSVTPLPGAPFRVAPISDGFDAGGFASCLDTDKYFSRLEAVGSETLRELLLSEETTAVRVLVYDSHLPWAGRVARAAGVPAAAFFSQPCAVNVVYGELWAGRLAPPVTDGRELLARGALGVELGPEDVPPFAGAPESQPGFFKMSIGQFDGLEEADDVLVNSFSDIEPTEAEYMELTWGAKTVGPTLPSFYLEDDRLPSNKSYGFNLFGDDAPCLDWLQEQSISSVVLVSYGTFSNYDATQLEELGNGVCSSGKPFLWVVRSNEAHKLSEEVKAKCEKNGLIVSWCPQLEVLAHKAIGCFVTHCGWNSTLEAVVCGVPLVGIPHWADQHTIAKYVESAWDIGVRARKSENGLLRSGEVGRCIREVMDGERKDEYKRNATKLMQKAKEAMRDGGSSDKHIAEFAAKYSSI from the exons ATGGAGAGCACGCCGGCGGCCACCGCCAGCTCGAGCGTCGTCAGCCATGGAGTTCGTAGCGAGGGCGGGAGCGTCCTCCTCCTGCCGTTCCCGGGGGCGCAGGGCCACACGAACCCGATGCTGGAGCTGGGCCGCCGCCTTGCGCGCCACGGCCTCTGCCCCACGCTCGTCACCACCCGCCATGTGCTCTCCGTCACCCCGCTCCCCGGCGCGCCCTTCCGCGTGGCTCCCATCTCCGACGGCTTCGACGCCGGCGGCTTCGCCTCGTGCCTGGACACCGACAAGTACTTCTCCCGGCTGGAGGCCGTGGGCTCCGAGACGCTGCGGGAGCTCCTGCTATCGGAGGAAACGACCGCGGTGCGCGTGCTAGTGTACGACTCGCACCTGCCGTGGGCAGGGCGGGTGGCGCGCGCGGCCGGCGTGCCTGCCGCGGCGTTCTTCTCGCAGCCGTGCGCTGTGAACGTCGTCTACGGGGAGCTGTGGGCGGGTCGGCTGGCGCCGCCAGTGACGGACGGGCGTGAGCTGCTGGCGCGCGGAGCGCTGGGCGTGGAGCTGGGGCCGGAGGACGTGCCGCCATTCGCAGGGGCGCCTGAGTCGCAGCCAGGGTTCTTTAAGATGTCGATTGGGCAGTTCGACGGGCTGGAGGAGGCCGACGACGTGCTCGTCAACTCATTCAGCGACATCGAGCCAACG GAGGCAGAGTACATGGAATTGACGTGGGGAGCGAAGACCGTAGGCCCCACCTTGCCATCATTTTACCTCGAGGACGATCGTCTGCCCTCCAACAAGTCTTATGGTTTCAATCTTTTCGGCGACGATGCACCATGTTTGGATTGGCTACAAGAACAAAGCATCTCCTCTGTTGTGCTTGTATCCTATGGGACTTTCTCGAACTATGACGCAACCCAGCTGGAGGAACTTGGCAATGGAGTATGCAGCTCAGGCAAACCTTTTCTATGGGTTGTTAGGTCCAACGAGGCACACAAGTTATCCGAAGAAGTCAAGGCAAAATGTGAGAAGAATGGATTGATTGTTTCCTGGTGCCCCCAACTTGAGGTTCTAGCACATAAGGCCATAG GTTGTTTTGTTACTCATTGTGGCTGGAACTCGACACTCGAGGCCGTTGTTTGCGGTGTACCTCTTGTGGGAATTCCGCACTGGGCGGACCAACACACCATCGCAAAGTATGTGGAGAGTGCATGGGATATTGGTGTGCGGGCGCGGAAGAGCGAAAATGGATTGCTAAGGAGTGGGGAGGTCGGGAGGTGTATTAGGGAGGTCATGGATGGGGAGAGGAAGGACGAGTATAAAAGGAATGCAACGAAGTTGATGCAGAAGGCCAAGGAGGCAATGCGAGATGGTGGAAGCTCGGACAAGCATATTGCTGAATTCGCTGCGAAGTATTCGTCAATTTGA
- the LOC123051198 gene encoding uncharacterized protein: MWNCILFSPDGWSGERQPWMAGAATRFRGSYNRRPWELQPKRELQPWMAGSCNRASGGAACGERLDGGVLFLLQPLYSFLRPSRILATSFFHRGPAGSTAISGGWGWLASTGGTGLTGEHRGEHGRHGWPASQARAQAAQVWPASTGEESMEGPIQQLYIRESDGCALTGPNLGRCAGAYRCPGLVAFRCIIEKIK; this comes from the exons ATGTGGAACTGCATCCTCTTCTCCCCCGACGGCTGGAGCGGCGAGCGGCAACCATGGATGGCAGGAGCTGCAACCCGCTTTCGTGGGAGCTACAACCGGCGTCCATGGGAGCTGCAGCCGAAACGCGAGCTGCAACCATGGATGGCGGGGAGCTGCAATCGGGCCTCCGGGGGAGCTGCATGCGGTGAACG GCTCGACGGCGGCGTCCTATTTTTGCTACAACCTCTGTACTCTTTTCTACGCCCGTCGAGGATTTTGGCTACATCCTTTTTTCACCGTGGACCTGCAGGCTCGACGGCGATTAGCGGCGGGTGGGGGTGGCTGGCAAGCACGGGCGGCACGGGGTTGACCGGCGAGCACCGGGGCGAGCACGGGCGGCACGGGTGGCCGGCGAGTCAGGCGCGAGCGCAGGCGGCTCAGgtgtggccggcaagcacgggcgAAGAGAGCATGGAAGGTCCGATCCAACAGCTGTATATACGCGAATCGGACGGCTGCGCgctgaccggcccaaatttgggccggtgcgccggcgcctatcgGTGCCCTGGTTTGGTTGCTTTCCGTTGCAtaatagaaaaaataaaataa
- the LOC123051197 gene encoding cytosolic sulfotransferase 5, translating to MAAKTKAPAGTPVGPVPFADVETDPGLVSPVPEQLPEEHAALPSASAFNGRMNIRCYQGFWLPDYFAAAAVALQRRFEPCRNDVIVASFPKSGTTWLNALAFATMARRAYPAADAGHPLLRLNPHQCIPFLENLFRSRAEAAKLEALPSPRLMNTHMPLGMIMPGAGGCKVVYVCREPKDMVVSLWHFLQHVHPDLALADVLDSVCSGAVPYGPVWDHILGYWRASIARPDAVLFLRYEELLRDPAGNVRDLARFVGLPFSDEEEDAGVVQDIVKLCSFGHLKPLEANSTGQLDPLVPVPREALFRKGVAGDWANHMTPEMARRLDEIVADKFHATGLTFQ from the coding sequence ATGGCGGCCAAGACTAAGGCACCAGCTGGTACTCCGGTCGGCCCCGTCCCTTTCGCGGACGTCGAGACCGACCCAGGCTTGGTCTCCCCAGTGCCGGAGCAGCTCCCGGAAGAGCACGCCGCCCTGCCGAGCGCGTCCGCGTTCAACGGCCGGATGAACATCCGTTGCTACCAGGGCTTCTGGCTGCCGGATTACTTCGCCGCCGCGGCCGTCGCCCTGCAGCGCCGCTTCGAGCCCTGCCGCAACGACGTAATCGTCGCAAGCTTTCCCAAGTCCGGCACCACGTGGCTTAACGCCCTGGCGTTCGCCACCATGGCACGGCGGGCTTATCCGGCCGCCGACGCCGGGCATCCGCTGCTACGCCTCAACCCGCACCAGTGCATCCCTTTCCTGGAGAACCTCTTCCGGAGCCGCGCGGAGGCCGCCAAGCTCGAGGCGCTGCCGTCCCCGCGCCTAATGAACACGCACATGCCGCTCGGCATGATAATGCCGGGCGCCGGCGGGTGCAAGGTCGTCTACGTGTGCAGGGAGCCCAAGGACATGGTCGTCTCGTTGTGGCACTTCCTCCAGCATGTGCATCCAGACCTGGCGCTGGCCGACGTCCTCGACTCCGTGTGCAGCGGCGCGGTGCCGTATGGACCCGTCTGGGACCACATCCTCGGCTACTGGCGCGCCAGCATCGCGAGGCCAGACGCCGTGCTCTTCTTGCGGTACGAGGAGCTGCTGCGCGACCCCGCCGGGAACGTCAGGGATCTGGCGCGGTTCGTCGGGCTGCCGttctccgacgaggaggaggacgccggcgTCGTCCAGGACATCGTCAAGCTCTGCAGCTTCGGTCACCTCAAGCCCTTGGAAGCCAATTCGACGGGCCAGCTGGATCCCCTCGTCCCGGTGCCGCGCGAGGCGCTGTTCAGGAAGGGCGTGGCCGGCGACTGGGCGAACCACATGACGCCGGAGATGGCGCGACGCCTCGACGAAATCGTCGCCGACAAGTTCCATGCGACCGGCCTCACTTTTCAGTGA
- the LOC123048409 gene encoding UDP-glucosyltransferase UGT13248 isoform X2, giving the protein MESTPAATASSSVVSHGVRSEGGSVLLLPFPGAQGHTNPMLELGRRLARHGLCPTLVTTRHVLSVTPLPGAPFRVAPISDGFDAGGFASCLDTDKYFSRLEAVGSETLRELLLSEETTAVRVLVYDSHLPWAGRVARAAGVPAAAFFSQPCAVNVVYGELWAGRLAPPVTDGRELLARGALGVELGPEDVPPFAGAPESQPGFFKMSIGQFDGLEEADDVLVNSFSDIEPTGS; this is encoded by the exons ATGGAGAGCACGCCGGCGGCCACCGCCAGCTCGAGCGTCGTCAGCCATGGAGTTCGTAGCGAGGGCGGGAGCGTCCTCCTCCTGCCGTTCCCGGGGGCGCAGGGCCACACGAACCCGATGCTGGAGCTGGGCCGCCGCCTTGCGCGCCACGGCCTCTGCCCCACGCTCGTCACCACCCGCCATGTGCTCTCCGTCACCCCGCTCCCCGGCGCGCCCTTCCGCGTGGCTCCCATCTCCGACGGCTTCGACGCCGGCGGCTTCGCCTCGTGCCTGGACACCGACAAGTACTTCTCCCGGCTGGAGGCCGTGGGCTCCGAGACGCTGCGGGAGCTCCTGCTATCGGAGGAAACGACCGCGGTGCGCGTGCTAGTGTACGACTCGCACCTGCCGTGGGCAGGGCGGGTGGCGCGCGCGGCCGGCGTGCCTGCCGCGGCGTTCTTCTCGCAGCCGTGCGCTGTGAACGTCGTCTACGGGGAGCTGTGGGCGGGTCGGCTGGCGCCGCCAGTGACGGACGGGCGTGAGCTGCTGGCGCGCGGAGCGCTGGGCGTGGAGCTGGGGCCGGAGGACGTGCCGCCATTCGCAGGGGCGCCTGAGTCGCAGCCAGGGTTCTTTAAGATGTCGATTGGGCAGTTCGACGGGCTGGAGGAGGCCGACGACGTGCTCGTCAACTCATTCAGCGACATCGAGCCAACG GGAAGTTAA